The following coding sequences lie in one Fusarium poae strain DAOMC 252244 chromosome 1, whole genome shotgun sequence genomic window:
- a CDS encoding hypothetical protein (SECRETED:SignalP(1-16)~TransMembrane:1 (n5-17c22/23o417-438i)), translating to MRHSLAFLALAATAFAIPQAVTEDISPKDGPPKGCITSYSGQFEVTIFKPGNTKRDLSEKRSCNGEGVLVLNLKDGVLKDAQDRTGYISDSYQFQFDKPAQSGAIYTSGFSVCSNGTLALGPSAIFWQCKSGDFYNLYDRDWAEQCEPVEFGVMPCGKGSSSKSAPKKRIVGSSVIATTVVTVVSDGTTKEVPTTIAVPMCQIGDGQVQVRTTPCDDMELPIITAPPVSQVSDGKLQVPTTAPPAPPAVQQNNPGEAGKPGGDAPESGNGGDGGNSSGGSDGNGNGGDGGSGGDSGDDSRPGASPAGNSAPENTGTASQNCADSDDESCGRGQGSAGRSGKTKPTETNKEVLATDSGSPSETDDTEETGTSRSGSTRAVKPFRPQSTESDDAEETDSGSDAGSNDDNSSSDAAQSDALKIAASLGMVFVSAMLGSLLVL from the exons ATGAGACACTCACTGGCTTTCTTGGCCCTCGCCGCCACAGCCTTCGCTATCCCTCAAGCAGTCACAGAAGACATCAGCCCCAAGGATGGTCCTCCCAAAGGATGCATAACATCATACAGCGGTCAATTCGAAGTCACCATTTTCAAGCCCGGTAACACTAAGCGCGATCTCAGTGAG AAGCGTTCGTGCAACGGAGAGGGTGTTCTCGTCCTGAACCTCAAAGACGGAGTCCTCAAAGACGCCCAAGATCGCACAGGCTACATATCCGACAGCTACCAATTCCAATTCGATAAGCCCGCTCAGTCTGGCGCAATTTACACCTCTGGCTTTTCCGTCTGCTCCAATGGCACACTTGCCCTTGGTCCATCGGCCATCTTCTGGCAGTGCAAGTCAGGGGACTTCTACAACCTCTACGACCGCGACTGGGCTGAGCAATGTGAACCTGTCGAGTTTGGTGTTATGCCCTGTGGTAAGGGAAGTTCGTCCAAGTCTGCGCCCAAGAAGAGGATTGTCGGAAGCAGCGTCATTGCAACCACTGTCGTAACTGTTGTCTCGGATGGTACGACCAAGGAGGTTCCCACTACAATCGCAGTGCCGATGTGCCAGATTGGTGATGGACAGGTTCAGGTTCGCACGACGCCCTGTGATGATATGGAACTTCCCATCATTACCGCTCCTCCTGTTAGTCAGGTCTCGGATGGGAAGCTTCAAGTTCCTACCACTGCACCTCCGGCCCCTCCTGCTGTCCAGCAAAACAACCCTGGCGAGGCTGGAAAACCTGGGGGTGATGCACCTGAAAGTGGTAATGGAGGTGATGGAGGTAACTCCAGTGGTGGCAGCGATGGTAACGGCAACGGCGGTGATGGTGGTAGTGGCGGTGACTCTGGTGATGACTCTCGGCCTGGTGCTTCACCTGCAGGGAACTCAGCACCCGAAAACACTGGCACAGCATCCCAGAACTGCGCTGACTCGGATGATGAATCTTGCGGCCGTGGTCAAGGAAGCGCTGGTCGCTCCGGGAAGACCAAGCCCACAGAAACTAACAAAGAAGTGCTGGCCACTGACTCCGGTTCCCCTTCAGAGACTGACGACACTGAGGAGACTGGTACTTCTCGTAGCGGTAGCACTCGCGCTGTCAAGCCTTTTCGACCTCAGAGTACCGAGAGTGATGACGCGGAAGAGACGGATAGCGGCTCAGATGCAGGCTCGAATGATGACAACTCATCTTCTGATGCTGCGCAGTCGGATGCGTTGAAGATTGCTGCTAGTCTAGGTATGGTGTTTGTATCAGCTATGTTGGGTAGCCTTTTAGTTTTGTGA
- a CDS encoding hypothetical protein (SECRETED:SignalP(1-19)~MEROPS:MER0004964) has translation MLTKTACLLGLSVTSAVNAVQYGYNHVPVRPDPALIAANFKDVDIELLSPAFGGDRQSGFKNGTQGPTSHEDMESFMERVASNNDYMTYHTANFTSEELRSFPYVKLSTTKGRTRSNKLRIFIQASVHGNEPAGDESILALLGKFDNDPKWATKMLKDTDIVIMPRYNPDGNYYFQRILASGLDPNRDHIKLARQQTRDIKKFFSEFAPHVAIDMHEYGASSRYGNYVQAADGLFSAAKNLNINQGIRELSEELFAKNIGEDMVKAGLRWEPYVTGSTNSTPGYVPKFDEAGSDVKIGRNAMGVTQCVTFLIEMRGIGLADQEFQRRTAAGLTMASSIIETTANNAEKVLGTVEGGIKDFIESKDPIVITDYTKFSSREFKMIDATNGSVVKVPVQFASTTPTTANLTRSRPESYLIPVAWSSLAERLEVSGLEVKTLNKPWTGTVEAFNVTSAELSQSYYEGVVLATITTETKKKEIKLPAGSFLVSTRQKNAGLAFAALEPENIDSYASVNIIPLNVGDEYPVFRVME, from the exons ATGTTGACAAAAACAGCCTGCCTCTTGGGCCTCTCGGTTACATCCGCTGTCAACGCCGTTCAGTACGGATACAATCATGTTCCCGTTCGGCCGGACCCCGCGCTGATAGCTGCCAATTTCAAAGATGTCGATATTGAATTACTGTCACCCGCCTTTGGCGGAGATAGACAGTCTGGGTTCAAGAACGGCACACAGGGACCAACCTCACATGAAGATATGG AATCGTTCATGGAAAGAGTCGCCAGCAACAATGATTACATGACGTACCATACAGCAAACTTTACATCTGAGGAGCTCCGCTCATTTCCGTATGTGAAGCTGTCAACAACAAAGGGACGAACCAGATCAAACAAACTACGAATCTTTATCCAGGCAAGTGTACACGGGAATGAACCTGCTGGCGATGAATCCATTCTCGCTCTACTCGGCAAGTTCGACAATGATCCCAAGTGGGCTACCAAGATGCTCAAGGATACCGATATTGTCATCATGCCTCGCTATAATCCCGACGGAAACTACTATTTTCAGCGCATCCTAGCCTCTGGTCTTGATCCTAACCGCGATCATATCAAGCTTGCTCGTCAGCAGACTCGTGATATCAAGAAGTTCTTCAGTGAATTCGCACCACATGTTGCGATCGACATGCACGAGTATGGTGCGTCTTCCAGATACGGCAACTATGTCCAGGCCGCGGATGGTCTTTTCTCTGCTGCGAAGAACTTGAACATCAACCAGGGTATTCGGGAGCTTTCGGAAGAGTTGTTTGCTAAGAACATCGGTGAGGATATGGTCAAGGCCGGACTGAGATGGGAGCCGTATGTCACCGGTTCGACCAACTCGACACCTGGTTATGTCCCCAA GTTCGATGAGGCTGGCTCAGACGTAAAGATTGGCCGCAACGCCATGGGCGTGACACAATGTGTCACCTTCCTAATCGAGATGCGAGGTATTGGTCTCGCCGACCAGGAATTCCAACGACGAACTGCTGCTGGTTTGACCATGGCCAGCTCGATCATCGAGACAACTGCCAACAACGCAGAGAAGGTCTTGGGGACAGTTGAAGGCGGTATCAAGGACTTTATAGAGTCCAAGGATCCCATTGTGATCACCGATTACACAAAGTTCAGCTCTCGCGAATTCAAGATGATCGACGCAACCAACGGCTCCGTTGTCAAGGTTCCTGTCCAATTCGCTTCCACAACACCCACGACTGCTAACCTTACCCGCTCTCGACCTGAGTCTTACCTTATCCCTGTCGCTTGGTCAAGCCTTGCAGAACGCCTCGAAGTTTCTGGCCTCGAAGTCAAGACTCTCAATAAACCTTGGACCGGGACCGTTGAGGCCTTCAACGTTACTTCTGCTGAGCTCTCTCAATCTTACTACGAAGGTGTTGTCCTTGCGACTATTACAACCGagacaaagaagaaggagattAAGCTTCCAGCCGGAAGCTTTCTTGTCAGCACCAGACAGAAGAATGCTGGTTTGGCTTTTGCTGCTCTCGAGCCCGAGAACATCGATTCCTATGCCAGCGTTAACATTATCCCGTTGAATGTTGGCGATGAATACCCTGTTTTTCGGGTTATGGAATAA
- a CDS encoding hypothetical protein (TransMembrane:7 (o20-45i57-81o101-123i135-164o179-201i213-231o251-274i)), with protein sequence MATSIGPGPPPSMVETTGDRLITVLVVVVFSAIMSLLALGLRIWCRWSIHALGWDDFAAIMSSLCIMVFGSGILALIPLGLGDSTGQIPADKMTDFYKCAYIATFFYGQALFWAKMSFVLLYYRIVSLSHWRWTYISAMVFLVLWNISVILVFFLTCIPMTAIWDPTVKGRCVHHKMELGYICAGISIFTDLAVAALPLPFIWNLNLRRSQKIALSGVFLLGCFSIALSIARIRWINMWSDSTWDIVRPQLWGLAEITSALICACVPTFKPLLVRLNTMRPHCRKTDRTPAIRHQRSDDEIGLNMDTMTKVASQSQDSYNEDPHRTVRAQSYGTNTYIEAKQHPWRK encoded by the exons ATGGCCACTTCGATAGGCCCGGGTCCTCCTCCATCAATGGTTGAGACAACGGGGGATCGTCTGATAACGGTTCTTGTAGTCGTCGTTTTTTCCGCCATCATGTCGCTTTTGGCGCTTGGTTTGAGGATATGGTGTCGTTGGTCAATACACGCACTTGGATGGGACGACTTTGCTGCAATAATGTCTTCG TTATGTATAATGGTATTTGGTTCTGGGATACTTGCGT TAATACCCCTCGGTCTCGGCGATTCGACGGGACAAATACCGGCCGACAAGATGACTGATTTCTATAAG TGTGCGTACATTGCAACCTTCTTCTACGGTCAAGCCCTGTTTTGGGCCAAGATGTCATTTGTACTGCTCTACTACAGAATTGTCTCGCTGTCCCACTGGCGATGGACCTATATCAGTGCGATGGTCTTTCTGGTCCTTTGGAATATCAGTGTTATCTTGGTATTTTTCTTAACCTGCATTCCTATGACAGCTATCTGGGATCCGACAGTAAAAGGGAGATGTGTGCACCATAAAATGGAACTCGGGTATATATGCGCTGGAATAAGCATATTTACCGACTTGGCTGTCGCAGCTCTACCTCTACCTTTTATCTGGAATCTCAATCTCCGTCGTTCACAAAAGATCGCATTGTCTGGAGTATTTCTGTTGGGTTGCTT CTCAATAGCTCTAAGTATCGCGAGAATACGATGGATTAATATGTGGTCAGATTCAACATGGGACATAGTCCGACCTCAACTCTGGGGCCTTGCAGAGATCACATCCGCTCTTATATGTGCCTGTGTACCTACCTTCAAGCCTCTGCTTGTTCGACTCAATACCATGAGACCGCACTGCCGGAAGACGGACCGGACACCTGCTATCCGACATCAGCGTAGTGACGACGAAATTGGGTTAAACATGGATACAATGACAAAGGTTGCGAGTCAAAGTCAGGATAGTTATAATGAAGATCCCCATAGGACAGTGAGGGCGCAGTCGTACGGGACCAATACGTACATCGAAGCCAAGCAGCATCCTTGGAGGAAGTAG
- a CDS encoding hypothetical protein (CAZy:GH18) has translation MLVKGSESGDETKPYRRIVFYHQTHYKDDRYISIQPTILPTAGVTHVIIAAIHLNTPTRITLNNDLYDADKFIPLWDEVKQLQAAGIKVLGMLGGAAQGSYTKLDGSLEGFHRWYQPLRRMIKWAGFDGLDLDIEEAMSLGGVIRLIDHLKTDFGQSFLVTLAPVAPALRNEQNLGGFNMEDLEKGLGSRIAWYNTQFYCGWGDMSEPHDYDRIIARGWPQEKVVIGLVTNPSNCSGYVQETKLRKCLGELVRKYPRIGGVMGWEYYNARTEESSEPWKWAEMINDILNCDSKMQGEKEIYEGHKS, from the coding sequence atgCTCGTCAAAGGGAGTGAATCCGGTGATGAAACAAAGCCTTACCGGCGCATTGTTTTCTACCATCAAACTCACTACAAAGACGACAGATACATCTCAATACAACCCACAATTCTCCCGACTGCAGGCGTCACACACGTCATCATCGCGGCTATTCACCTCAACACGCCTACGCGTATCACACTCAACAATGATCTCTATGATGCAGATAAATTTATTCCTCTCTGGGATGAAGTCAAGCAACTTCAAGCAGCAGGTATAAAAGTCCTCGGCATGCTCGGCGGCGCGGCTCAAGGCTCATACACAAAACTTGACGGCTCGCTTGAAGGCTTTCATCGATGGTACCAGCCACTGCGTAGAATGATCAAATGGGCTGGTTTCGACGGCTTGGATCTCGATATAGAAGAAGCAATGTCTCTAGGCGGTGTGATCCGTCTGATTGACCATCTCAAAACCGACTTTGGTCAATCCTTCCTTGTCACCCTCGCGCCCGTGGCACCAGCATTGCGTAATGAACAAAATCTGGGTGGTTTCAACATGGAAGACCTCGAAAAAGGGCTCGGGTCGCGTATAGCATGGTATAACACGCAATTCTACTGCGGCTGGGGCGACATGAGCGAGCCGCACGACTACGACAGAATCATCGCGCGTGGATGGCCGCAAGAGAAAGTGGTGATTGGGCTGGTGACAAACCCATCCAATTGCTCTGGATACGTGCAGGAAACAAAACTGCGAAAGTGTCTCGGGGAGCTGGTAAGAAAGTATCCACGTATCGGCGGCGTCATGGGTTGGGAGTATTACAACGCGAGGACGGAGGAAAGCTCCGAGCCGTGGAAGTGGGCCGAGATGATCAATGACATATTGAACTGTGATTCGAAAATGCAGGgagaaaaggaaatataTGAGGGTCATAAATCGTAG
- a CDS encoding hypothetical protein (TransMembrane:11 (o77-95i107-126o132-149i161-185o244-262i274-297o369-388i400-419o425-443i455-475o481-498i)~BUSCO:7154at5125): MPQQGKHTAKTALEKFIGADHTEPEERAPSITNADLYIEEEPTVGEFLREITPSIHQVGEYFYNLFPFLSWVGKYNLIWFLGDMVAGITVGAVVVPQSMAYAQLAQLPVEYGLYSSFMGVLIYWFFATSKDITIGPVAVMSQVTGNIVLRAADTLPDVPGHVIASALAVIVGSIVTFLGLARLGWLVEFIPLPSICAFMTGSGVNIIAGQVPKLMGIKGVNTRQATYKVIIDTLKNLGGSKLDAAIGLSALVLLYIIRIFCSTMAKKQPHRAKLYFFISTLRTAFVILLYVGISAGINIKHRDNPRISIVGDVPSGFTHAAVPEINSDIIRSFVSELPAAVIVVLIEHISISKSFGRVNNYVIDPSQELVAIGVSNLLGPFLGAYPATGSFSRTAIKSKAGVRTPFAGVITAVVVLLALYALTAVFFYIPNAGLAGVIIHAVGDVITPPKVVYQFWRVSPIEVIIFFAGVLVTIFSSIENGIYTTIAMSAAVVVFRLFKARGRFMGVVRVRTMKANVSDGTASPGSVDEGEGSLRAGFLPLDHGNGSNPKVIVRTPYPGVFIYRFAEGFNYPNASHYLNHLTETIFSECRRTNPALLGKLGDRPWNDREPRHIKAVENDERPILKSVILDFSSVNNVDVTSIQALIDVRNQLDKFAAPEVVDWHFANIENRWTKRALAAAGFGFRTPRTGNEAAGHWKAIFSIADLGGDDSAATAAALDEKVKNTPTRQDIEAVEGSVNSASMEKLPRDHTSTRLVAVGGLNRPYFHLDLQEAVDAAVAAAELKQH; encoded by the exons ATGCCGCAACAAGGCAAACACACGGCCAAGACGGCCTTGGAAAAGTTCATTGGCGCCGATCACACCGAACCCGAAGAGAGAGCACCCTCAATCACGAATGCGGACCTGTATATCGAAGAGGAACCTACAGTTGGAGAGTTTCTCAGAGAAATCACTCCTTCCATCCATCAAGTTGGTGAATACTTTTACAACCTCTTCCCTTTCCTATCATGGGTCGGCAAATACAACTTGATCTGGTTCCTTGGTGACATGGTCGCTG GAATCACTGTTGGTGCTGTTGTGGTTCCCCAATCTATGGCCTATGCCCAACTGGCTCAGCTCCCCGTCGAATATGGATTGTACTCATCATTTATGGGTGTCTTGATCTATTGGTTCTTTGCTACATCCAAGGATATTACCATTGGT CCCGTCGCTGTCATGTCTCAAGTTACAGGTAACATTGTTCTGCGAGCTGCCGACACCCTTCCCGATGTTCCTGGTCACGTAATTGCCTCTGCTCTGGCTGTTATTGTCGGCTCCATTGTCACCTTCCTTGGTCTCGCTCGACTTGGCTGGCTCGTTGAATTCATCCCTCTGCCTTCGATCTGCGCCTTCATGACCGGTTCCGGTGTCAACATTATTGCTGGACAGGTTCCCAAGCTTATGGGCATCAAGGGAGTCAACACGCGCCAGGCTACCTACAAGGTCATCATTGACACCCTCAAGAATCTGGGTGGCTCCAAGCTTGACGCCGCCATCGGTCTCTCCGCTTTGGTCCTTCTCTACATTATTCGTATCTTTTGCAGCACCATGGCCAAGAAGCAACCTCACCGTGCCAAGCTGTATTTCTTCATCTCCACCCTCCGAACCGCTTTTGTCATCCTACTTTACGTTGGTATCAGCGCTGGAATCAACATCAAGCACCGCGACAACCCACGCATCAGTATTGTTGGCGACGTTCCTAGTG GCTTCACTCACGCCGCTGTCCCCGAGATCAACAGTGACATCATCCGGTCCTTCGTCTCTGAACTTCCCGCCGCCGTGATTGTCGTCCTGATTGAGCACATTTCCATCTCCAAGTCCTTCGGCCGTGTCAACAACTATGTCATCGACCCTTCTCAAGAACTCGTCGCCATTGGTGTCAGCAACCTTCTCGGCCCCTTCCTGGGTGCCTACCCTGCCACTGGATCATTCTCTCGAACTGCCATCAAGTCAAAGGCTGGTGTCCGCACTCCCTTCGCTGGTGTCATTACTGCTGTCGTTGTCTTGCTTGCGCTTTACGCCCTCACTGCTGTTTTCTTTTACATCCCCAATGCTGGTCTTGCTGGTGTCATTATTCACGCTGTCGGAGATGTTATTACTCCTCCCAAGGTCGTCTACCAATTTTGGCGTGTCTCTCCCATCGAGGTCATCATTTTCTTTGCTGGTGTTCTCGTAACCATCTTCAGCTCTATTGAGAACGGTATCTACACCACAATCGCCATGTCTGCTGCTGTGGTTGTTTTCCGTCTGTTCAAGGCCCGTGGTCGCTTCATGGGTGTTGTTCGTGTGCGAACCATGAAGGCCAATGTCAGTGATGGCACTGCTAGCCCCGGGTCCGTCGATGAGGGTGAGGGTTCTCTTCGCGCTGGCTTCCTCCCTCTGGACCACGGCAACGGCTCCAACCCCAAGGTCATTGTGCGCACTCCTTATCCCGGTGTTTTTATCTACCGCTTCGCTGAAGGTTTTAACTACCCCAACGCTTCCCACTACCTCAACCACCTTACCGAGACCATTTTTTCCGAATGCAGACGTACCAACCCCGCGCTCCTGGGTAAGCTTGGTGACCGTCCTTGGAACGACCGTGAGCCCCGCCACATCAAGGCTGTCGAGAACGATGAGCGACCCATTCTGAAGTCTGTTATCCTCGACTTTTCTAGTGTCAACAATGTCGACGTTACATCTATTCAGGCATTGATCGATGTCCGAAACCAGCTTGACAAATTTGCTGCTCCCGAAGTTGTTGACTGGCACTTTGCCAACATTGAGAACCGATGGACAAAGCGTGCTCTGGCTGCTGCTGGCTTCGGCTTCCGCACTCCTCGTACTGGAAATGAAGCTGCTGGTCACTGGAAGGCTATCTTCTCTATCGCTGACCTTGGTGGTGACGATAGTGCCGCTACTGCCGCTGCTCTTGACGAGAAGGTCAAGAACACACCGACACGCCAAGATATCGAGGCTGTCGAAGGTTCTGTCAACAGCGCATCTATGGAGAAACTGCCCAGAGATCACACCAGTACTCGCCTCGTTGCCGTTGGTGGTCTCAACCGACCTTACTTTCACCTCGATCTTCAAGAAGCTGTCGACGCGGCTGTGGCAGCCGCCGAGCTTAAGCAGCACTAA